ATGGAAGGCATGGAAGCTCTTAATGGAGCACAAGTTATAAGAGCATTTGTACCATTATCAGAAATGTTTGGATATGCAACTTCATTAAGATCTAGAACACAAGGTAGAGGTGTTTACTCAATGGTATCTGATCACTACGAAGAAGTTCCAAAAAATATTCAAGAACAAATTGCTGGGAACAGAACTAAATAATTATTGATGATATATATTCAAATTATTTTTTATATAATATAGTAAAAAAATTTGGATAACAAATGTAGATATAAAAATATCTATCAGTTATAATATTTACGAAAAGATTCTTTTAATTAATGTCTATAAGGGAGGAAAATTATAATGGCAAAAGCAAAGTATGAAAGAACCAAACCACATGTTAATATTGGAACAATAGGTCACGTAGATCATGGTAAGACAACATTAACAGCAGCAATAACAACAGTATTATCAAAGAAGGGTTTTGCACAAGCCTTTGATTATGCAGCAATAGATAAAGCACCAGAGGAAAAAGAAAGAGGAATTACAATTAATACATCACACGTTGAGTATCAAACAGAAAATAGACATTATGCTCACGTTGACTGTCCAGGACATGCTGACTATGTTAAGAACATGATTACAGGAGCAGCACAAATGGATGGAGCTATCTTAGTTGTATCAGCAGCAGATGGTCCAATGCCACAAACAAGAGAACATATATTATTAGGATCAAGAGTTGGAATAGAATATATGGTAGTATTCTTAAACAAAGCTGATATGGTAGATGATCCAGAATTATTAGAATTAGTTGAAATGGAAGTTAGAGAATTATTAAGTGAATATGATTTCCCAGGAGATGATATTCCAGTAATAACAGGATCAGCATTAAAAGCATTAGAAAATCCAGAAGATGCAGAAGCAACTAAGTGCATAAATGAATTAATGGAAGCTGTAGATAGTTATATACCAACACCAGAAAGAGCTACAGATAAGCCATTCTTAATGCCAATAGAAGATGTATTCACAATTACTGGTAGAGGAACAGTTGCAACAGGAAGAGTTGAAGCTGGAGTACTTCACGTTGGAGACGAAGTAGAAATCGTTGGATTAAGTGAAGAAAAGAAGAAAGTTGTAGTAACTGGAATTGAAATGTTCAGAAAGTTATTAGACGATGCGCAAGCAGGAGATAATATCGGAGCATTATTAAGAGGAGTACAAAGAGCTGACATCCAAAGAGGTCAAGTTCTAGCAGTACCAAACTCAGTACATCCACATACTAACTTCGTAGGTCAAGTATATGTATTAAAGAAAGAAGAAGGCGGAAGACATACACCATTCTTTGATGGATATAGACCACAATTTTATTTCAGAACAACAGATGTAACAGGATCAATAAAATTACCAGATGGAATGGAAATGGTAATGCCAGGAGACCACATTGACATGAAAGTAGAATTAATCACTCCAATCGCAATGGATGAAGGATTAAGATTTGCTATCAGAGAAGGTGGAAGAACAGTAGGTTCTGGAGTTGTTACTAGCATACAAAAATAAAAAAATATTTTAACATATAAGAGTGAGAAATTTAATTTCTTACTCTTATTTTATAATAAATAAATATTTTGATATTAAATTACATTTTATTAATAAGATCATAGTTAATTTCATACAATAATTTTTTTAATAAAAAAATATATTGATATTTTATTAAAATTCAATTAAAATGATAGAAGAATAAGATAGAGGTAAATAAAAAATAAAAAAAGTTAAAAAAATGTAAAAAAAAGCTTGAAAAGGCTATGCAACAATAGTATAATTAAGAAGTTGCATAGCATACAGCGATGAATCAAGAGGTTGCCGGACTTCCGGGTAATTCTTGATGAGTAAGTTTGGATCTAGAATCCGACGACAGGGATTAGGTATACTGTTGGAACAATAAGAAACACCTGGAACAGTTTACAGAATAACCGCTGTTGTGCGTTAGAAGTAAAACGTACATAAAAAGGAGGGAAATGAAATGTCAAAGCAAAAAATAAGAATTAGATTAAAGGCTTTTGATCATACAATATTAGATCAATCAGCTGAAAAAATTGTTGAAACTGCAAAAACAACAGGAGCTAAGGTTGTAGGTCCAGTACCATTACCTACTGAAAAAGATGTTGTTACAGTATTAAGAGCAGTTCATAAGTACAAAGATTCAAGAGAACAATTTGAGATAAGAACTCATAAGAGATTAATCGATATTGTTAATCCATCACCTAAAACTGTTGATGCATTAATGAGATTAAATCTTCCAGCTGGTGTTGATATAGAAATCAAACTATAATACTGGAAATAAAATATAAAACGGCTAGTTATGATTGTTAACAATCCGCTAATTAGTTTGGGAGGTGTAAATACATGAAAAAAGCTATAATAGGAAAGAAAATAGGGATGACACAAATTTTCGATGAAAATGGCAAAGTAGTACCTGTAACTGTAGTAGAAGCTGGCCCATGTGTTGTTGTTCAAAAGAAAACATCAGATAATGATGGTTATGAAGCAATACAAGTTGGTTTTGAAGAAATAAGAGAAAAGTTAGTTAATAAGCCAAGAAAAGGTCATTTTGCTAAAGCTGGAACTACTTTAAGAAGAACTCTTAAAGAATTCAGACTTGATGATATAAGCCAATATGAAGTTGGTCAAGAAATAAAGGCTGATGTATTTGAAGTAGGAGATAAAGTAGATGTATCTGCTGTTTCTAAAGGAAAGGGGTTCCAAGGTGTTATTAAGAGATGGAATCAACAAAGAGGACCTATGACTCATGGTTCTAAGTTCCATAGAGCACCAGGTTCAATGGGAGCTTCATCAGATCCATCTAGAACATTCAAGAATAAGAGAATGCCAGGACATATGGGATCTGTTAATACAACAGTAATTAATTTAGAAGTTGTTAAAGTAATAGCTGAAAAGAATTTAATACTAATTAAGGGCGGAATCCCAGGACCTAATAAGGGTAGAGTAGTAATTAAAGATTCAGCGAGAGCTTAATTTCTTTGAAGAAAGGAGGAAATAGAATGCCTACAGTAGGAGTATTTAATAAAGAAGGAAATAAAGTTTCAGATATGGAACTAAGCGAAAGCGTATTTGCAGTAGAAGTTAATGAATATGCATTACATCAAGTAGTAGTAGCATTATTAGCTAACAAGAGACAAGGAACTCAATCAACTAAAACTAGATCTGAAGTTAGAGGAGGCGGAGCTAAGCCTTGGAGACAAAAGGGTACTGGAAGAGCAAGACAAGGTTCTATCAGAGCACCTCAATGGATTAAAGGTGGTATTGTATTCGCACCAAAGCCAAGAGACTACAGAGTTTCAGTTCCAAAGAGTATGAGAAA
The DNA window shown above is from Clostridium beijerinckii and carries:
- a CDS encoding 50S ribosomal protein L4; the protein is MPTVGVFNKEGNKVSDMELSESVFAVEVNEYALHQVVVALLANKRQGTQSTKTRSEVRGGGAKPWRQKGTGRARQGSIRAPQWIKGGIVFAPKPRDYRVSVPKSMRKVAMKSALTSKVQDNQMIILDSLNFETPKTKNIVEMLKALEANKALIITAESNEFVYKSARNIQGISIIPANNINVYDLLKYDKLIITKEAVSKIEEVYA
- the tuf gene encoding elongation factor Tu: MAKAKYERTKPHVNIGTIGHVDHGKTTLTAAITTVLSKKGFAQAFDYAAIDKAPEEKERGITINTSHVEYQTENRHYAHVDCPGHADYVKNMITGAAQMDGAILVVSAADGPMPQTREHILLGSRVGIEYMVVFLNKADMVDDPELLELVEMEVRELLSEYDFPGDDIPVITGSALKALENPEDAEATKCINELMEAVDSYIPTPERATDKPFLMPIEDVFTITGRGTVATGRVEAGVLHVGDEVEIVGLSEEKKKVVVTGIEMFRKLLDDAQAGDNIGALLRGVQRADIQRGQVLAVPNSVHPHTNFVGQVYVLKKEEGGRHTPFFDGYRPQFYFRTTDVTGSIKLPDGMEMVMPGDHIDMKVELITPIAMDEGLRFAIREGGRTVGSGVVTSIQK
- a CDS encoding 30S ribosomal protein S10, which translates into the protein MSKQKIRIRLKAFDHTILDQSAEKIVETAKTTGAKVVGPVPLPTEKDVVTVLRAVHKYKDSREQFEIRTHKRLIDIVNPSPKTVDALMRLNLPAGVDIEIKL
- a CDS encoding 50S ribosomal protein L3, producing MKKAIIGKKIGMTQIFDENGKVVPVTVVEAGPCVVVQKKTSDNDGYEAIQVGFEEIREKLVNKPRKGHFAKAGTTLRRTLKEFRLDDISQYEVGQEIKADVFEVGDKVDVSAVSKGKGFQGVIKRWNQQRGPMTHGSKFHRAPGSMGASSDPSRTFKNKRMPGHMGSVNTTVINLEVVKVIAEKNLILIKGGIPGPNKGRVVIKDSARA